The Xyrauchen texanus isolate HMW12.3.18 chromosome 49, RBS_HiC_50CHRs, whole genome shotgun sequence genome contains the following window.
AAGGAATCAGCATTGTTGTAATAAATGGTGAGTATATTCAGATTAGCAATTTTGCttgtaaaaaatgtcaaaatagtaCATGTTTTTGCTTTGATTGAAGTTCCTTTGTAATATAAGGTTCATTATTCTGAAAGTTACTGTTGAGTCTTCTCATATATGATGCTCCATCAATTCATAATGTACAAGTCTATGCAAGCCACATGttcatatttattcattcattttgaagccTGTTTTCTTTCTCATTCATTACAAAAATCAGAAAAAACAGGTGAACATAGAAAAACTGGCAGCTTCAATATGTGGAATGAAGGTATGTTGTATCTTTTTTCAGCATTAAAACCTTTTCTGTTGAAatgcctttaaaaatatatatatactgtataatatatatatacacgttggtggccaaaagtttgctcttatggaaaaaattggcacttttattcagcaaagtggcattcaactgatcacaatatatagtcaggacccAGGCCCACTAAAACATAGATCATTGTTAGATTCTGTCAACACCCCTCTATGACTTTTAAATCCTACAGAATGCAATACAAGTAATGAGTTTGGTAATATATGTATGTTTGTTAATATGCTCTCTGTCATTTTCCCAATGGAtatgaatgttgttgttgttgctgacaGATGTTCGTGACTTGATTGCATTTCTGAAGTCAACTGAGGATGGTTCAATTGTGTTGATGGCCAGTTTTGATGTTCCAGCCACAAAGTAAagtagaaatctgatgaaaatatTTCTAGTTTCATAATATGCTTCATTTAACATCTTATCGGGATGGTGTCTTATCATATCCTTTTTTTGTATGATTCCTTTTATAGACTTAATGAGGAGGCAAGGAGACTTAATGAGGAGGCAAGGACACTTATCACAGAGCTTGGCAGTTCATACATTTCCAAAGTGAAATTCAGAGATAACTGGATCTTTGTGGGAGGGAAGAAAACAATGATCCAAGCCTTTTTTGAGCAGGTAAAGTCATTCTTAAATTCTTCAATTCATGTCTCAAACTATGATTAGGTTTGTGCAATGAAAAAACATCTACTGATTTTCTTAAGAGATCAGTTCTAATTAAATGTCCTGAacttttctgtctttttcagCACTTGAAGAATGACAGGAAAACCAATAAATATGAAAGCTGGCCAGAAATGATAGAAATGGAAGGTTGCATACCTCGACTGGAATAATATTTTCTACAGTCTCGGATGGCATTTGCTCTGAAAACATTTTTCTGCTGAAAGGAAAGGACAAATACTCAATCAAGTCAATCACAAGGAACTATTTCAATATCCACAATGAAACGCAAAGCTGGTCAAACTGCATTTCTGATGTggtttatatattaattattactgTGTTCATGTCTTCCTAAGAATTTTTGTACTGTTGTGGGAACAGGTTTTTTTGCTAACATCTCTGAGAGCATACATCAGAAagagaatcagctttattgccaagtatgcctatacatacaaggaatttgtcttggtgacagacgCTTCCTGtgaacaacaatacaaaaacagtagtatctatctatctatctatctatctatctatctatctatctatctatctatctatctatctatctatctatctatctatctatctgtctgtctgtctgtctgtctgtctgtctgtctgtctgtctgtctgtctgtctgtgtgtatatatatatatatatatatatatatatatatatatatatatatatatatatatatatatatacatacatgcagtATATACAtgcagtatatacatacatacatacatacacatacgtagtgcaaaactaaatacaaatcGGATATATACAGTTCAAGGGTATGTAAAGGCAGAAGCgattggatgtgttggataaatataataaGACCAGACGGTGCCACGTTGCAAGTCATGATGCATTTTAAAGATGTCACCCTggactaatataatataatataatataatataatataatataatataatataatataatataatataatataatataatataatataatataataataaatatgtgtcatagaattataattttgtgtcTTGTTTAAAATCAGATTGTAAACAGAATCATTACAATTAATATTTATGTCAGTGGtgtatttatgttttgtgaatgttgcaatgttttattattttaatttttttgtaacatTTATTAAACAGTTCTCTTTTTAACTCGTGTTAGCTTTCATGTGATTGGTTTTGCTTATCTGATTCTTTTGGCATACGTAAAATGTAATAGGCAGTGATGTGTAAAGAAGAAAACAACAGATGAAAACACGACACAAAACATCATATCAAAGATGGCTTAGTCTAAGGCTgaacacttgtattaaaatgaatgggagaaattgaaacacccaatatggcggatgtagaaaatGAAAGCCCGCCTTATaggtaaaacagccaatcaccttttagatacagacatagcCTGTCGgtcaactcgagaacgcgcatgcgcactAGCTGAACCAACATGAAAAAGTGCCTTTTTTTCTTCCTGATCTTAGCTaatgaagcacaatttatgatgccGTTGTTTGGATATTTAACtactgattttaaaaatgttatttgatcATCAACTTGAGCAACAATTTTGAATGTTCCACAATCAAGTGGATAAGAGCTGTACTTTACTGCCGCTTGTATCCATAGAACATAGCTGCCCTAGAGCGTTTCAAAAAAGAccaccgagtggactgacttgcctagAAAGCCACTTTGATCATCTGCGTTAAGTATGCGCAACGTTGAGCGCCAAAATACACGAAGCGACGCACATAATTTCATCCCAGAATGCTCAGCTGTAAGACATGGACCAAAATGGTGAGCTAAGTTAATGAAACAAACAATTTTACT
Protein-coding sequences here:
- the LOC127640359 gene encoding protein FAM3C-like, coding for MIYIRRDKLKFISMVCVLIISVSLIYRLLQTDSLREADSVKLKFDHHKDDGPRAGKCGLSAPCPGHDFAFKVSSGATSIVGPQICFEGKMIIKKKSRGNRQGISIVVINEKTGEHRKTGSFNMWNEDVRDLIAFLKSTEDGSIVLMASFDVPATKLNEEARRLNEEARTLITELGSSYISKVKFRDNWIFVGGKKTMIQAFFEQHLKNDRKTNKYESWPEMIEMEGCIPRLE